One Streptomyces drozdowiczii DNA segment encodes these proteins:
- a CDS encoding DUF6338 family protein, whose protein sequence is MVPGTAQQLTILLILVLPGVFHQAVRERLRGPLAAEQEPQNRLVRAIAAGALLDIVYVVAAGPWLLRLLLGDGEGPLAGVARQPRQAGLAALLLIVVVPAALAWAEAAWRRRDARARYEPTPTAWDALFRGRGSCFVRVRLKSGLWVGGWLGTRSAASAYPHSGDLYLEAQYRMAPDGSFVGRVPGTGGVYVRAEEIDVLEVLLPPERRRPVVRGADEGERTGTGAGQ, encoded by the coding sequence ATGGTCCCGGGAACGGCGCAGCAGCTGACCATCCTGCTGATCCTCGTGCTGCCCGGCGTCTTCCACCAGGCCGTCCGGGAGCGCCTGCGCGGCCCGCTCGCCGCCGAGCAGGAGCCGCAGAACCGCCTCGTCCGCGCGATCGCCGCCGGTGCCCTGCTGGACATCGTGTACGTGGTGGCCGCCGGGCCCTGGCTGCTGCGGCTGCTCCTGGGCGACGGCGAGGGGCCCCTCGCGGGTGTGGCCCGGCAGCCCCGGCAGGCGGGTCTCGCCGCGCTGCTGCTGATCGTCGTCGTACCGGCCGCGCTCGCCTGGGCGGAGGCGGCCTGGCGGCGGCGGGACGCGCGGGCGCGGTACGAGCCGACGCCGACCGCCTGGGACGCGCTGTTCCGGGGGCGCGGCTCCTGCTTCGTACGCGTACGGCTCAAGAGCGGGCTGTGGGTGGGGGGTTGGCTGGGCACGCGGTCCGCCGCCTCGGCGTATCCGCACAGCGGGGACCTCTATCTGGAGGCCCAGTACCGGATGGCGCCGGACGGCAGCTTCGTCGGCCGGGTGCCCGGTACCGGGGGCGTGTACGTGCGCGCGGAGGAGATCGACGTACTGGAGGTGCTGCTGCCGCCCGAGCGGCGGCGGCCGGTGGTGAGAGGAGCGGACGAGGGTGAGCGAACGGGAACCGGAGCCGGGCAGTGA
- a CDS encoding WD40 repeat domain-containing protein: MRSYRLTSSLGAAVLLALAAAPAHADDGADRSFTIEDPRITESSGLAASRLHPGIYWTHNDSDDGPYVFAVDSRTGKTVATITMKGVGAPRDVEAISIGPDGNVYVGDIGDNLNGSWDHVWIYRFPEPKTLQDATVRATQFDVKYADGPRNAEALMVHPKTGRVYIASKNEEGGGLYEGPAKLTTGGDNIFRRVGEVPWVTDGAFSPDGKELVLRSYFSARGYTFANGRLGKDYDVESPLLPQSESVTYTADGSALMYGSEGERSSVVRVDLKKTGDGGGGATHRAGGTKDTADGGDGLPVKGTTLTGGIVLAAFALVLFLGRRRRNS, from the coding sequence ATGCGTTCGTACCGACTGACGTCCTCGCTGGGCGCCGCCGTCCTCCTCGCCCTCGCCGCAGCCCCCGCCCACGCCGACGACGGGGCCGACCGGAGCTTCACCATCGAGGACCCCCGGATCACCGAGTCCAGCGGCCTCGCCGCGAGCCGCCTGCACCCGGGGATCTACTGGACGCACAACGACAGCGACGACGGTCCGTACGTCTTCGCGGTCGATTCGCGTACGGGCAAGACCGTCGCGACGATCACCATGAAGGGCGTCGGCGCCCCCCGAGACGTCGAGGCGATCTCGATCGGGCCGGACGGGAACGTCTACGTCGGGGACATCGGCGACAACCTCAACGGCAGCTGGGACCACGTCTGGATCTACCGCTTCCCCGAGCCGAAGACGCTCCAGGACGCGACCGTCCGGGCCACCCAGTTCGACGTGAAGTACGCCGACGGGCCGCGCAACGCGGAGGCGCTGATGGTCCACCCCAAGACCGGGCGCGTCTACATCGCGTCCAAGAACGAGGAGGGCGGCGGCCTCTACGAGGGGCCCGCGAAGCTCACCACCGGCGGCGACAACATCTTCCGGCGGGTCGGGGAAGTGCCCTGGGTGACCGACGGCGCGTTCTCCCCGGACGGCAAGGAGCTGGTCCTGCGCTCCTACTTCAGCGCCCGCGGCTACACCTTCGCGAACGGCCGCCTCGGCAAGGACTACGACGTCGAGTCGCCGCTGCTCCCGCAGTCCGAGTCCGTGACGTACACGGCGGACGGCTCCGCCCTGATGTACGGCTCCGAGGGCGAGCGGAGCAGTGTCGTACGGGTGGACCTGAAGAAGACCGGGGACGGGGGCGGCGGCGCCACGCACCGGGCCGGGGGGACGAAGGACACGGCGGACGGCGGGGACGGGTTGCCGGTGAAGGGCACGACGCTGACCGGCGGCATCGTGCTCGCCGCGTTCGCCCTCGTGCTGTTCCTGGGCAGGCGGCGCCGGAACTCCTGA
- a CDS encoding TetR/AcrR family transcriptional regulator: protein MVDTVVELWDGVRAVRDPARVRAQLMAAGRTLFAVYGYAHTSVEDLCAEAQVEVRDFHREFASREALLTDLYDEVAMAGMQAAQAELAAEGMETCPTEERVRRLFDAYVRAVTRDPQAARVAFVEVLGVSRAMEEHLTMWRSVWVEFLTAESERARTRGHGVDGDLAVVVKVLTRSVDELLAHHGRRPRQVPPSWLTSEFTRLSMAMIGPAEGDPV from the coding sequence GTGGTGGATACCGTGGTGGAGCTTTGGGACGGCGTACGAGCGGTGCGCGACCCCGCGCGGGTGCGTGCGCAACTCATGGCGGCCGGGCGGACGTTGTTCGCGGTGTACGGCTACGCGCACACGTCCGTCGAGGACCTGTGTGCGGAGGCGCAGGTGGAGGTCCGGGACTTCCACCGCGAGTTCGCCTCGCGCGAGGCGCTGCTGACCGACCTGTACGACGAGGTCGCGATGGCCGGGATGCAGGCCGCGCAGGCGGAGCTGGCGGCGGAGGGCATGGAGACGTGTCCGACCGAGGAGCGGGTCCGCAGGCTCTTCGACGCGTATGTCCGGGCCGTGACGCGGGACCCGCAGGCGGCGCGGGTGGCCTTCGTGGAGGTGCTGGGCGTGAGCCGGGCGATGGAGGAGCACCTCACGATGTGGCGCTCGGTGTGGGTGGAGTTCCTGACGGCGGAGTCGGAGCGGGCCCGGACGCGGGGGCACGGGGTGGACGGTGACCTCGCGGTCGTGGTGAAGGTGCTGACGCGGTCGGTGGACGAGCTGCTGGCGCACCACGGGCGGCGGCCCCGGCAGGTGCCGCCGTCGTGGCTGACCAGTGAGTTCACGCGGCTGTCGATGGCGATGATCGGCCCGGCGGAGGGCGACCCCGTTTGA